The following is a genomic window from Malus sylvestris chromosome 12, drMalSylv7.2, whole genome shotgun sequence.
AAATCATAGAGAAAACCTTAACCTGCTGAGATTGAGGAAAGACTTAAACCCTAATTGCATTCTTCTTCCAAGACGAAGTTGCAAAGACAGACtgagaaatatgattttttttttttttcttttgtaaaagtatttttaacaaaaaaaaaaatagtgtttgAATGTTTGGacacttttatataaattgttgtaGATAcgttaaattattaaaatagaTATGATATTTAATATGGTATAATAATTGTCGAAGAGAATAATGTAGGATaattattgtaattttgtaaaatatgtggggtatatttgttttttgaattttttaaatgGGAACTGATTACTATgccttgaaaaaaaatattttttagaaGCATGTTagaccctttttttcttttttatgctTTTCTATTGTCATtgacatcaatttttttttaaagtcacttttttttgttttatcaaaAACACATTGATGTTCCAGATTTTTTTAATAAGCTATTTTTTTAAAAGGGTAAATTATATAGTAGctcctcaggtttgaggtctattacaaccctatacaacatatttaaaacatttcactttcatacttcATGTACTAtgttatttcaaaataatacatccttTACATTTTCTATtcgttaagtgctgatgtggctgtcatatttatgccacgtggcaaaaaaaataattttaaatttaaaaaaaaaaaatctgaatcttctaaattaaatataaaaaaaaaacaaaagttgaacCCACAACCCCCCCCCACCCAACCACCCAACCTAcaacccaaaagaagaagagagggaaaaaaaaaatacccatCTTATCTTTCTTGACCACTCATTCCTTGCAACCCacccctttcttccccctcccATCTTCCTCCATCCCACCGTGCAtccatcctccacctcctcctctgcaCCCCACTATttgcaacccagaaaagaaaagaaaaaaaaaagaaaaacacatatCCCTTTCCCTACAACCTAGATCTTGTCTTCCCCAATGAGTGTGGATttaagagcagttccaccgtGGGCAATAGCTCAGTGGACTGGCTCTTAAACAGGGCCAGAAAGCCCGAGCAACTTGGTCCAACGTGTGCTGGCGATGGAGCCCGAGCTGGCCTGAGAGAGAGACCCGGCAGGAGTTGCGAGCCCGAGAGCCCAAAGGGCATGTGACGCAAGGCTGACGTCAGCCACGCGGTGGACGGGCCGAActtccctttttctctctcaACCTTCATGGTTCTTGAACGACATCATCGTTTCACGGTGGATGGATGAAGGCGACAAAGCAGAAACCCCAAATTTTACGAAGCAAATTTTGTAGAACAAAACCCATTAGAGACAATACTAAAAACCTAACACGAAAATTGGATGATCCGACCCGGACCGAATCAGACGGGGTTGAGAAGTTGGGAAAGTTATGGCTTGGGTTCCGAGTTCATGCAGATGATGATGACCAGGGGAATGAAGCCATAGCGGGTGATGACCTTGGCCTTTTTCAGGGCCCATGTGCTCCACTCCTTGAAGGATTGAGCCACCGAGCGCTCCTCCGAGCCCTTGGAGGGCTTCGCCGAAGTCTTGCCCTTGCTCTTCAGAGATATTCTCGACGCCATTGAAATTTCCTTCTGGGGTTTGTGCGAATTttgatttgattaattaattgctTGAGCAAACTGTTTTACAGAAAAAAACTTTAGTCAAAATTTGACTAGTTAAAATGTGAGAAGGTGCATTAACTTTGCAATGAAATTTGCATCTTTAATCTTTAATTTGCACTTTtcttaaaataattattttgtataattttataaataaaaaaattactattattttattacctattgccaGGACTATTCAGTGTAGGGATGGAGATgtaaaaggcagttactgtttatTAAAGGCATTACTGTTTAttgggtggattaaatagtgaataacCCTGGGGGGGGCCTTAGcaacggtggagttgctctaaagaATGGGGTGTGTAGAGGATGGAAGAGGATGCGTGCGAGGGTGGGTGCATtgggttttttttccttttctttctgggttgtaggttgggctcgggttgagggagggggggggggggaagagggGAAGATGGGTgcgaggaggaggtggagatgGGTGCAAAGGAGGAGGAGTTGGTGAGATATGGACTTCGGCAGCGGcgcgggggggggggtgggtaGGTGGGTGGTTTAGGGGGATCTgggttttctgttttttttttttttttttttttgttcaaggtTCATGTATGGGTGAGGGGGTGGGGTAATGGGatctggaattttttttttatttagaagattcaggttttaaaaaaaaaaattaaaaacttatttttttgccatgtggcacacatttggcagccacgccAGCACTTCACAGATCGATTAATGGAAAATATATCCTTTTTTAAAAGTACCACAATTCCAAACCAACCCATagtcaacaatttttttttttatactttttttttgaaaaaacgtAGTATTTCATTGGGCCAACTATATTAATGTGGTTCAActttgtatttgatgaaaaatgaatttaagatctctcttacttacaagtgaagatgaataccactaaaacgtagtactaaatgactaGTCGACAACTTtctaagaaagaaaagagaataaCCAATACTAGATTGAGAAGTAGATGGATCTCACTATAAGAACATCTAAGGGttagttcggttcggttttttgccgaaaccgaaaaccgaaGTCACTATTCAGTTCAGCTTTTCGTTCTGTGACTTTGGCTCGGTTTCCTCATTCTCTCTATGGTTTTAGTTCGAAGCCATCTGTCTTTCATCGTCGTCTCGTGCCCTGgtttcttgcagattcaagaaataaaagaaatagcCAAACATTAACGTTGCGTTGAAATATTTCGTTGGGAGGTTCTAAGCctctggaggaggaggaggaggaggaggaggaattgGTTCAACCTAAGTACGTAAACAGGTGCATGCATGTGTGGAGTGTGGCTTTATATACAAGGATGTCAATGACAATATATCATTTGCGTGAATGAGGTAAAAGGATCTCTGTATTAACCCCCATCCAATGTTGTATAAACACAAACGAATGTGACGGGAGAAAGAATATGGATTACAGTCGCCAGCAATCGGGCCGGTTCTTGAATAGCTACCGAGTAAGAAAATTAAGACCCTGCCAAGGGAAATCCCCTCTAGCCTCTTAACCTCTGCAAACTCCTAATCTAAACCGGTAATGTACATCAGCGCTTGGGTAATGATCGGGAAGAACCacataaaaaactgaaaaacgaaaaaaaaaacatcatctTAACAGCAGACCAACCTGTCTGTTTCTTTCACTCCCTCGAACTTTTCTCTTCTACAATAATGGCATTGCTCAATATGCTTTGTTCACACGGGAAGCTTGATGAGGTCTCGGTCATTGGGATTTGGAAGACAGTTGTACGTCAATTTGAAAATCATCCTCATCCAAGCCAGGAGGAGATAATGGTGGAATTGCCAACGGGTGAGAAGCATCGTCTATGAATTCCAAGACCCTTCTTGCAGTTGCTTGAGAATCTAGTAGTTTACCAATCTTTCTTGAATTAATTGCCCCAGATGTCGATTCCCTGGAGGAGTTGCCACTTTCAACCGAGGACAAAAACTGATCTTTTGTGAGATTTGTTTGTGCAGCTGATACAATTACGGAGCTGAAAACACCAGATTCCCTTAATCCCTGTATGATGACCTGAAACAGAATGAATTCAATAGGTTTCAGGATTCCAAGCTCATGGCAATTATATCAACACTCAAAATTAGTTACCATATTCATTGAACCAAGAAAGACATGCAAGGCAAGCCAGCGCTACAGAACTAACCATCGGTGCATAAATCCGAGTCAAGATGCCCTTCCTTAAAAGTTTTAAGTTGAGCTCTTTGTCAGTCCACACAATGCGTTCCCGGTACCTAAACCAACAGAAGGGAGTTTTAGACTAGGAAcctttacaaatttcaattgtgAGACCTGTTTAAATCTGGCTCTCAAGGATTTCCAACAATTTGTAGTTTGAAAAAATTCTTCTCTTTGTAGTATTAGAGTGACAATTGTTACTAAACAAAAGCTAGAAACCCTACAATGAAATGACTAATATGTCATAATGCGTAAATGTTTCTTCACCGCCACATAACAAGCTCCCACAACTAAAAGTTAAGGATAAGAAAATCTATTGGTAAAAACTATTACCAGTTAAGCATTTCCTCCTCTGTTGCAGTTGAAGCAATTATGAATGCCTGCAAAAGATAAAGAGGAAGAGGTGTAAGCatgacaaatcaaatttaaccaACTGTCGAGACAACTGCACTGATAAGAAAAACCAATATCGGAAATATAGTGACATTCAAAGACTTTCTTGTCCCTCATAGAAACATATGTAGTAGTCCCCAGGACATCTCCAACAAATCTTCAAATATTACCACAACAATAACATTCTTAATAAATTTACAAACATAACAAATGTATATCAAGATTAAAATAGATGGTAATATGTCAAGGGGCAAAAGCAGAATAAAATATGAGGcaacaaagaaaataagaacaCAGGTATAAGAAGTTCAGAACTCACGGCTCTGTCAAATTCCAACATGAAGCATCTTTTAACATCATCCTTGGTAGGCTTGCAACCACACCGATCACGTCTAGAGGTCAAATCAGAAAATTTGGGATATGTATAATGCAGAACAGCAGCCTCATCCAATTTGATCTCACTATGAAATATCACAAGGATGAAGGTTAAGTAAATATATATCACAAGGAGAACCCTAGTGATCAACTACAAGCAGAAAGACAGTTTACAATGCTCTGTAAATTGGGAATATACTGGAATGATTAGTCAATTACAAAAAGGACAGAAGTATTATATAGATGCATGTTTAAAAGATTGATAAAATATTTTAGATAGAATAGCCATACTTTGGTGTCTTCATATAATTGTGCCATCTGTGTGCACCATTAGGGCGAAGGTGATCTTGAATTCGGGCAGCTGATTTCCCATTTCCGTATGTTAAAAAGTAGTTTGGGTTACCCCTAGTTGCTTCTTTataatttccaaaatatacatccTTTG
Proteins encoded in this region:
- the LOC126593825 gene encoding mitochondrial import receptor subunit TOM7-2-like, whose translation is MASRISLKSKGKTSAKPSKGSEERSVAQSFKEWSTWALKKAKVITRYGFIPLVIIICMNSEPKP